The following proteins are co-located in the Anser cygnoides isolate HZ-2024a breed goose chromosome 2, Taihu_goose_T2T_genome, whole genome shotgun sequence genome:
- the NACAD gene encoding LOW QUALITY PROTEIN: NAC-alpha domain-containing protein 1 (The sequence of the model RefSeq protein was modified relative to this genomic sequence to represent the inferred CDS: deleted 1 base in 1 codon) gives MPGESASSPPGLQLEAGLPPGSEEEEAAPLGDAAATPMPTKEEARPQPEGASCDAAPGPSAPDAAEHGPPAKGCRPPPTAPPPPPPAPPALPADPLDTRIVMGEETCCPPKTHPEPPPPAGRPPAGLDPDLFFTAPSTPVRTGGPRPKAEEDGGDAESEGLGSPPTSPSGSYMTAEGGSWGSSGTASTSPSCSPNLLAEAPDGEAGPAAFTHRSPSSSSSSSEDEDAASAGQEEEEEEEEEEDEGSGQALVEEGSELPQVAPAGLIPAALLPFRGSLLFEAEAVEITLVPAEAAAEPLSGEEEDEDEEEDEEEEEEDEDPSTSASFLRSLSETSINEGVDESFAFRDDTSASSDSASYDGEEDERLYGTERHALGGAGGPPPATATPGDTEPSSEASGDIELHLRGGAAQPDGTGSGSVTPGGDERASPGGSPRHEAAPSPPISEAPPSTEEDPETTCVELGALGVEQDGAHPVEEEEEEEVEEEEEEEEVIVASEVASVEAPTTEVSVEPMGETFSSSSSSSELEEASTLEPDVLQEPGPVPEEPPPTEAAVPTESVPPEEAEEVTPEVAEVTPEVAEVTPEVAEVTPEVAEAQPEADPGAGLEPEAAASGSAPQPPCAGETKDPEPDGPGGDAPTLPATNGDHELDATTAETPEPPCPPEQGDLDSPDHEAGGHEDGRTDPTAAPSLGEDVPDLQDGITDEAPEQDEALHEDGEASGSESPPLAVSDGGSDTAEALEEALSPAPGDVDEMRDADEPDAASEDEASSEDLEREQSPEPASASAEAEWDATASSSSSEDSSPELLDTSRSRTDSSFFTAPEDSAGEAAAPGLPSPAPRPCMALCLLPPASGPPPLRFTASEREVYVGTPPAPLELLPPPPSPPPLGALPESAEDRRHVATMLQGAFGDLPAPQRPGGPGQTPPAAAAAVEPPQPPQAEAEAAVATPEPKEPQEPGDAGSPPRTPPACPAQDEEPPLLPPGEEPEAKVPAEGEQPPAPPEQQQQEEEEEVAAGSGPTPSPEEGGEVAPSPTEAVLVPSDPPAEPSSPEDRAPQEVLAVPAEVSVPAEVSVPAACPPLSKLIQVPPLSSSPPRSEDTSGLAERPEERPSVPPASRKRLEAPEPSPQKEKARGRKAPGGTKGARGPEAAEGGPRRAPRGSVQSESSSSSEAELPYRCPGAAEHLPAIALLEDKAAPRRGEANHKGSCNESESNDESIPELEEPEGAEPRPAQTQAPLTHSLGTGEESISKAKQSRSEKKARKAMSKLGLRQIHGVTRITIRKSKNILFVITKPDVFKSPASDIYIVFGEAKIEDLSQQVHKAAAEKFKVPMEHSPLITETAPALTIKEESEEEEEVDETGLEVRDIELVMAQANVSRPKAVRALRHNNNDIVNAIMELTM, from the exons atgcCCGGAGAGTCGGCCTCGAGCccccctgggctgcagctggaggccggcctccccccgggctccgaggaggaggaggcag CCCCCCTGGGGGACGCCGCCGCCACCCCGATGCCCACCAAGGAGGAGGCCCGCCCGCAGCCCGAGGGGGCCAGCTGCGAcgcggcccccggcccctccgcccCCGACGCCGCCGAGCACGGCCCCCCCGCCAAgggctgccgccccccccccaccgcc ccaccgccaccaccaccggcccccccggccctgcccgccgaCCCCCTGGACACCCGCATCGTCATGGGCGAGGAGACGTgctgcccccccaaaacccaccccgagccccccccccccgccggccgcccccccgccggccTGGACCCCGACCTCTTCTTCACGGCCCCCTCCACCCCCGTGCGGACGGGGGGGCCTCGCCCCAAGGCCGAGGAGGACGGGGGGGACGCGGAGAGCGAGGGGCTGGGCTCGCCCCCCACCTCCCCGTCCGGCTCCTACATGACGGCCgaggggggcagctgggggtcCTCGGGGACCGCCAGCACCTCCCCGTCCTGCTCCCCAAACCTCCTGGCCGAGGCCCCCGACGGCGAGGCCGGGCCGGCAGCCTTCACGCACCGCTCCCCTTCGTCGTCGTCTTCCTCCTCCGAGGATGAGGACGCGGCGTCGGccgggcaggaggaggaagaggaggaggaggaggaagaggatgaaggCAGCGGGCAGGCACTGGTGGAGGAAGGCTCGGAGCTGCCCCAGGTGGCCCCCGCCGGCCTCATCCCCGCGGCGCTGCTGCCCTTCCGCGGCAGCCTCCTCTTCGAGGCCGAGGCCGTGGAGATCACGCTGGTGCCGGCCGAGGCGGCGGCCGAGCCCCTCtccggggaggaggaggacgaagACGAAGAGgaagacgaggaggaggaggaggaggatgaagaccCCAGCACCTCGGCCTCCTTCCTGCGCTCGCTCTCCGAGACCTCCATCAACGAGGGGGTGGACGAGTCCTTCGCCTTCCGCGACGACACCTCGGCCTCCTCCGACTCGGCCTCCTACGACGGCGAGGAGGACGAGCGGCTCTACGGCACCGAGCGCCACGCGctgggaggggcgggggggccccccccggccaccgCCACCCCCGGCGACACCGAGCCCTCCTCCGAGGCCTCCGGGGACATCGAGCTGCACCTGCGCGGCGGCGCCGCGCAGCCCGACGGGACGGGCAGCGGCAGCGTCACCCCCGGCGGGGATGAGAGGGCATCACCAGGAGGGTCCCCACGGCAcgaggcagcccccagcccccccatttcGGAGGCACCCCCCAGCACCGAGGAGGACCCTGAGACCACGTGCGTGGAGCTGGGGGCGCTGGGTGTGGAGCAGGATGGTGCACACCCGgttgaggaagaggaggaggaggaggtggaggaggaggaggaggaagaggaggtgatAGTGGCCTCTGAGGTGGCCTCCGTTGAGGCTCCCACCACAGAAGTCAGCGTGGAGCCGATGGGCGAGACCTTCagctcctcctcatcctcctcggAGCTGGAGGAAGCCTCCACCCTGGAGCCCGACGTCCTGCAAGAACCAGGCCCCGTCCCAGAGGAGCCTCCCCCCACGGAGGCCGCCGTCCCCACGGAGTCTGTGCCCCCGGAGGAGGCCGAGGAGGTGACACCAGAGGTGGCGGAGGTGACACCAGAGGTGGCGGAGGTGACACCAGAGGTGGCGGAGGTGACACCAGAGGTGGCGGAGGCCCAGCCGGAGGCTGACCCCGGCGCGGGGCTGGAACCGGAGGCCGCAGCGAGCGgcagcgccccgcagcccccctgtGCTGGGGAGACCAAAGACCCCGAACCCGATGGGCCTGGGGGGGATGCCCCCACGCTGCCTGCCACGAATGGTGACCACGAGCTTGACGCCACCACAGCGGAGACCCCTGAGCCTCCGTGCCCGCCTGAGCAAGGTGACCTCGACAGCCCGGACCACGAGGCCGGTGGCCACGAGGACGGCAGGACGGACCCCACGGCAGCGCCCAGCCTGGGTGAGGATGTCCCCGACCTGCAGGACGGCATCACGGATGAGGCCCCTGAGCAGGATGAGGCCCTCCACGAGGACGGGGAGGCCTCGGGCAGCGAGTCCCCGCCGCTGGCCGTGAGCGATGGTGGCAGCGACACTGCCGAGGCGCTGGAGGAGGCGCTCAGCCCCGCGCCGGGGGACGTGGACGAGATGAGGGACGCGGATGAGCCCGACGCCGCCTCCGAGGACGAAGCCTCCAGCGAGGACCTGGAGCGGGAGCAGAGCCCGGAGCCGGCCTCGGCCAGCGCGGAGGCCGAGTGGGatgccaccgcctcctcctcctcctccgaggACTCGTCGCCGGAGCTGCTGGACACCTCGCGCTCCCGCACCGACTCCAGCTTCTTCACCGCCCCCGAGGACAGCGCGGGGGAagcggccgcccccggcctcccctccccggccccgcggccctgCATGgccctctgcctgctgcccccgGCCTCCGGCCCCCCGCCGCTGCGCTTCACCGCCTCGGAGCGGGAGGTGTacgtggggacccccccggcccccctcgaactgctcccaccaccaccatcaccaccaccactcgGTGCCTTGCCGGAGAGCGCGGAGGACCGCCGGCACGTGGCCACCATGCTGCAGGGCGCCTTCGGGGACCTGCCGGCACCGCAGCGACCGGGGGGGCCCGGACAAactccccccgccgccgctgctgctgtgGAGCCTCCGCAGCCTCCCCAGGCTGAGGCCGAAGCCGCCGTCGCCACACCTGAACCCAAAGAGCCCCAGGAGCCGGGCGATGCGGGGAGCCCCCCGCGCACCCCTCCGGCCTGCCCCGCGCAGGACGAGGagcccccgctgctcccccccGGTGAAGAACCCGAAGCCAAAGTCCCGGCAGAGGGCGAGcaacccccagcaccccctgagcagcagcagcaggaggaggaggaggaggtggcagcaggatctggccccaCACCCAGCCCCGAGGAGGGCGGGGAGgtcgcccccagccccaccgagGCCGTTTTGGTGCCCTCAGAccccccagcagagcccagctcccccGAGGACCGCGCACCCCAAGAGGTCCTGGCGGTGCCGGCCGAGGTTTCGGTGCCGGCCGAGGTTTCGGTGCCGGCCGCCTGCCCGCCGCTCTCCAAACTCATCCAAgtgcctcctctctcctcctcgcCGCCGCGCTCGGAGGACACCTCAGGGCTCGCCGAGCGGCCGGAGGAGCGTCCGTCTGTCCCGCCGGCCTCCAGGAAGCGGCTGGAGG CGCCGGAGCCGTCCCCGCAGAAGGAGAAGGCGCGGGGCAGGAAGGCGCCGGGCGGCACCAAGGGTGCGCGGGGGCCGGAGGCAGCGGAGGGGGGGCCCCGCCGGGCGCCCCGGGGCTCGGTGCAGTCCGAGTCGAGCTCCTCCAGCGAGGCCGAGCTGCCCTACCGCTGCCCCGGCGCCGCCGAGCACCTGCCCGCCATCGCCCTGCTCGAGGACAAGGCAGCGCCGCGGCGGGGCGAGGCCAACCATAAAg GGTCGTGCAACGAGTCGGAGAGCAACGACGAGTCCATCCCGGAGCTGGAGGAGCCCGAGGGCGCGGAGCCGCGGCCGGCACAGACCCAG GCACCGCTCACCCACTCGCTGGGCACCGGGGAGGAGAGCATCAGCAAAGCCAAGCAGAGCCGGAGCGAGAAAAAGGCCAGGAAG GCCATGTCCAAGCTGGGTCTGAGGCAGATCCACGGCGTCACCCGCATCACCATCCGCAAGTCCAAGAACATCCTCTTCGTCATCACCAAGCCCGACGTCTTCAAGAGCCCCGCGTCCGACATCTACATCGTCTTCGGGGAAGCCAAG ATCGAGGACCTGTCGCAGCAGGTGCACAAGGCTGCGGCGGAGAAGTTCAAGGTGCCCATGGAGCACTCGCCGCTGATCACCGAGACGGCGCCCGCCCTCACCATCAAGGAGgagagcgaggaggaggaggag GTGGACGAGACGGGGCTGGAGGTGCGGGACATCGAGCTGGTCATGGCCCAGGCCAACGTCTCGCGCCCCAAAGCCGTGCGGGCGCTCAGGCACAACAACAACGACATCGTCAACGCCATCAtg GAGCTGACCATGTag
- the TBRG4 gene encoding FAST kinase domain-containing protein 4: MAARLVGRCCWRHLAAISCGPGPASRLRASLHAPGPAADGASAKERPEESGGAEHRALRELVEAAAGPRELLELSEAPGLSSNQASLVISRLSWLAAEQKLEAQSILQDHRFRQLVGVMDSQISQVWNNTLVNALKSLYSLGMQSSSREMQSVEHEVLWRLRRLTFRQLASLAEFLATRPEKESSKLLGEVIRKLELRWTELEGTRTVVALIAKVGHISPALMDRLEDKALELAEQFSPEDIRKITLALAYQNRRCVPLLRALSYHLLQKHVELSLGTLTDLIFAYGKLNFHQPQVFQKIAADLHPHVATMTPVEVTRCIRSFALLKWLSLPLFEAIAQYALDNAKQLPVAHLCSIILSFARLNFQPSSSEDFFKMVHEELRGQLGGLEPQLLTDLVWSLCVLQQAEPHYLQRVLAPDFHARIRDDPSPKAQTLRVKLAHINAAAKLESPEYRGPFLPADALGAAGPPGDRASQLQSGLREALAGVLGGHDKGRFDVPTVYGWQIDAEAVLNGENKPLPVKDFAAPHLLHAEGTKPLPPGARRVAFLRWEFPNFSNRSKELLGRYAMARRHIQAAGFLVVDVPHYEFLELKLERQRVAYLRDKLNKALAKELAS, encoded by the exons ATGGCAGCCCGGCTGGTGgggcgctgctgctggcggcACCTGGCCGCCATCTCCtgcgggcccggcccggcctcgcGGCTCCGGGCCTCGCTTCacgccccgggccccgccgccgacGGGGCGTCCGCCAAGGAACGGCCGGAGGAGAGCGGCGGGGCCGAGCACAGGgcgctgagggagctggtggaggcggcggcggggccccgggagctgctggagctgagcgAGGCGCCGGGGCTGAGCAGCAACCAGGCCTCGCTCGTCATCAGCCGCCTCTCGTGGCTGGCGGCCGAGCAGAAGCTGGAGGCGCAGAGCATCCTGCAGGACCACCGCTTCAGGCAGCTCGTCGGCGTGATGGACTCGCAG ATCTCTCAGGTGTGGAACAACACCCTGGTGAACGCGCTGAAGAGCCTCTACtccctggggatgcagagcagcagcagggagatgcaGTCGGTGGAGCACGAGGTGCTGTGGCGGCTGCGGCGCCTCACCTTCCGCCAGCTCGCCTCCCTGGCCGAGTTCCTGGCCACCAGGCCGGAGAAGGAGAGCAGCAAGCTGCTGGGCGAGGTCATCAGGAAGCTGGAGCTGCGCTGGACGGAGCTGGAGGGCACCCGCACCGTGGTGGCGCTGATTGCCAAGGTCGGGCACATCTCCCCGGCCCTGATGGACCGCCTGGAGGACAAG GCCCTGGAGCTGGCGGAGCAGTTCAGCCCCGAAGACATCCGGAAGATCACGCTGGCCCTGGCGTACCAGAACCGGCGCTGCGTGCCCCTGCTCCGCGCCCTGTCCTACCACCTGCTTCAGAAGCACGTGGAGCTCAGCCTCGGCACCCTGACGGACCTGATTTTCGCCTATG gaaaactgaatttcCACCAGCCCCAGGTCTTCCAGAAGATAGCCGCCGACCTGCACCCCCACGTGGCCACCATGACGCCCGTCGAGGTGACGCGCTGCATCAGGTCCTTCGCCCTCCTCAAGTGGCTCAGCCTGCCCCTCTTCGAGGCCATCGCTCAG TACGCCCTGGACAACGCCAAGCAGCTCCCGGTCGCCCACCTGTGCAGCATCATCCTGTCTTTCGCCCGCCTCAActtccagcccagcagcagcgaggACTTCTTTAAGATG GTGCACGAGGAGCTGCGGGGCCAGCTGGGCGGCCTGGAGCCCCAGCTGCTCACCGACCTGGTGTGGTCGCTGTGCGTGCTGCAGCAAGCCGAGCCCCACTACCTGCAGCGAGTGCTGGCGCCCGACTTCCACGCTCGCATCCGAG ACGATCCGTCCCCCAAGGCCCAGACCCTGCGGGTGAAGCTGGCGCACATCAACGCGGCGGCCAAGCTGGAGAGCCCCGAGTACCGGGGGCCGTTCCTGCCGGCCGACGCGCTGGgtgccgcggggccgccgggggaCAGAGCCAGCCAGCTGCAGAGCGGCCTGCGGGAGGCCCTGGCGGGGGTGCTGGGCGGCCACGACAAGGGACGTTTCGACGTCCCCACCGTCTACGGCTGGCAGATCG ACGCCGAAGCGGTGCTGAACGGCGAAAACAAACCCCTCCCCGTGAAGGATTTCGCCGCTCCCCACCTGCTCCACGCCGAGGGGACGAAGCCGCTGCCGCCGGGCGCCAGGAG GGTCGCCTTCCTCAGGTGGGAGTTCCCAAACTTCAGCAACAggagcaaggagctgctgggccgCTACGCCATGGCCCGGCGCCACATCCAGGCGGCCGGCTTCCTCGTGGTGGAC GTTCCCCACTACGAGTTCCTGGAGCTGAAGCTGGAGCGGCAGCGGGTGGCCTACCTCAGGGACAAGCTCAACAAGGCCCTGGCCAAGGAGCTGGCGAGCTAG
- the CAMP gene encoding cathelicidin antimicrobial peptide codes for MASCWVLVLAVLGGACALPAPAPLAYTQVLAQAVDSFNQRPDVQNAFRLLSADPEPSPDVQLSSLRNLNFTIMETRCPAHTGARPDTCDFKEDGLIKDCSGPVLTQSGRPVLDVTCVDSTMDPVRVKRFWPLVPVAINTVAAGINLYKAIRRK; via the exons ATGGcgagctgctgggtgctggtgctggcggtgctggggggggcctgcgccctgcccgccccggcccccctcgCCTACACCCAGGTGCTGGCGCAGGCCGTGGACTCCTTCAACCAGCGCCCCGACGTGCAGAACGCCTTCAGGCTGCTCAGCGCCGACCCCGAGCCCAGCCCG gatgtccagctcagctccctgcGGAACCTCAACTTCACCATCATGGAGACGCGCTGCCCCGCGCACACCGGCGCCCGCCCCGACACCTGCGACTTCAAGGAGGACGGG CTGATCAAGGACTGCTCCGGGCCCGTGCTGACGCAGAGCGGCCGCCCCGTGCTCGACGTCACCTGCGTGGACTCCACGATGGAC CCCGTCCGCGTCAAGCGCTTCTGGCCGCTGGTGCCGGTGGCGATCAACACCGTGGCCGCTGGCATCAACCTCTACAAGGCCATCAGGAGGaaatga